A single window of Hymenobacter sp. APR13 DNA harbors:
- a CDS encoding NAD(P)/FAD-dependent oxidoreductase, with amino-acid sequence MPALSTAAASASKAPAARPRRHRPATGPVPDFDVVIIGAGSAGLSAALVLGRCLRRVLVCDGGAPRNAPSPAVQGFLTRDGTKPAQLLELGLHELERYTTVEVRTTRVTAIVRHGKQFELTAEGETGRSRTFTTRKILLATGVEDELPPLEGMREFWGSGVLHCPYCHGWEVRDQPLAVYGQGKTVTGLALLVSRWSRDVVVCTDGPGNLTANARRRLRLQGIQVREEPITRLQASADSGLELVFETGQLLARRAVFLHAHQHQRTNLAEQTGCRLTSKGAVWVDKNNQTSQPGIYAAGDTTPGTQQAILAAAQGAQAAICLNEQLTREECPK; translated from the coding sequence ATGCCAGCCCTTTCCACTGCTGCTGCTTCCGCTAGTAAGGCCCCTGCTGCCCGGCCCCGCCGCCACCGCCCGGCTACCGGGCCGGTACCAGATTTCGACGTGGTGATTATAGGAGCAGGTAGTGCGGGGCTGAGTGCCGCGCTGGTGCTGGGGCGCTGCCTGCGCCGCGTGTTGGTCTGTGATGGTGGGGCCCCGCGCAATGCGCCTTCGCCGGCCGTGCAGGGCTTCCTCACCCGCGACGGCACCAAGCCCGCGCAACTCCTGGAACTGGGCCTGCACGAGCTCGAACGCTATACCACGGTAGAGGTGCGGACTACGCGTGTAACGGCCATCGTGCGCCATGGCAAGCAGTTTGAATTGACTGCTGAAGGCGAAACCGGCCGTAGCCGCACTTTCACGACCCGCAAAATTCTGCTGGCTACCGGCGTCGAGGACGAGCTGCCGCCGCTGGAAGGCATGCGCGAGTTCTGGGGCTCGGGCGTGTTGCACTGCCCGTATTGCCACGGCTGGGAAGTGCGCGACCAGCCGCTGGCCGTGTACGGGCAAGGCAAAACAGTAACCGGGCTGGCCCTGCTGGTAAGCCGCTGGAGCCGCGACGTGGTGGTGTGCACCGATGGCCCGGGCAACCTGACCGCCAACGCCCGTCGCCGGCTACGGCTACAGGGAATCCAGGTGCGGGAAGAGCCGATTACGCGGCTGCAGGCCAGTGCGGATAGTGGCCTGGAGCTTGTCTTCGAAACCGGGCAGCTGCTGGCCCGGCGTGCCGTATTTCTGCACGCCCACCAGCACCAGCGCACTAACCTGGCCGAGCAGACCGGCTGCCGGCTAACCAGCAAAGGCGCCGTATGGGTCGACAAAAACAACCAGACTTCGCAGCCCGGCATCTATGCTGCCGGCGACACTACCCCGGGTACGCAGCAGGCAATCCTGGCCGCTGCGCAGGGGGCGCAGGCTGCTATCTGCCTCAATGAGCAGCTTACCCGTGAAGAGTGCCCGAAGTAG